The following are encoded together in the Brassica napus cultivar Da-Ae chromosome A9, Da-Ae, whole genome shotgun sequence genome:
- the LOC106412651 gene encoding ras-related protein RABA5c-like: MSENERGENFIVGKSNLLTRYARNKFNTNSKAIIGVEFQTQSMLISGKKVKTQIWETVGQERFRAVTPAYYRRAVGAFIVYGITRISTFENVGGSMSSTVGSLLCFN; this comes from the coding sequence ATGTCGGAAAATGAGAGAGGTGAAAACTTTATCGTCGGCAAATCCAATCTCCTCACCCGCTACGCTCGCAACAAGTTCAACACGAACTCAAAAGCCATCATTGGCGTCGAGTTTCAGACTCAGAGCATGCTCATCTCCGGTAAAAAGGTCAAAACTCAGATTTGGGAGACCGTAGGTCAAGAACGCTTTCGCGCTGTCACTCCCGCCTATTACCGTAGAGCCGTCGGAGCATTCATCGTCTATGGCATCACTCGCATCTCAACCTTCGAGAACGTTGGTGGCTCGATGAGCTCAACAGTAGGTTCTCTTCTCTGTTTCAATTGA